A portion of the Pseudarthrobacter sp. L1SW genome contains these proteins:
- a CDS encoding resuscitation-promoting factor, translating into MDLKLRAIVIKFFTSDGKFSFVKVGAQLLVLCALVVGLVAFVGNNKTITLNVDGKVSSVQTFGGTVGQVVKSANLELNPADRVSPAVDASVQNGTVINVNKAKEVKVSLDGAEKTVNTTAQDVAGLVTELGVASASSVSVPKDAQLSVAGSYVSISTPKSVSIVADGKVDTATTTAGTVGKVLEDAGLTLGANDRTSQPANAHVVNNMVIKVSRVDNSQTAVTSEAVPFETVASESAELLKGEKEVTQKGAAGKLEKTFKLVMVDGREASRTLVSETVSVQPVAEKVTVGTKPKPVAQAGPAAAGTNTGAAAPAMMNEAMWDKIAQCESGGNWSINSGNGYYGGLQFDIRTWIGSGGGAYAPNASLATKAQQIDIANRVYAQRGLQPWGCGWAATS; encoded by the coding sequence ATGGACCTAAAGTTACGGGCAATCGTGATCAAGTTCTTTACGTCGGACGGCAAGTTCAGCTTCGTCAAGGTTGGCGCGCAACTGCTGGTGCTCTGCGCACTGGTGGTGGGCCTAGTAGCCTTCGTCGGCAATAACAAGACCATCACACTCAATGTTGACGGCAAGGTCTCGTCCGTGCAGACGTTCGGCGGAACGGTTGGCCAGGTGGTCAAGAGCGCCAATCTGGAACTCAACCCTGCGGACCGTGTGTCCCCTGCCGTCGATGCGTCGGTCCAGAACGGCACGGTCATCAACGTCAACAAGGCCAAAGAAGTCAAGGTGAGCCTCGATGGCGCCGAGAAAACGGTGAACACCACGGCCCAGGACGTCGCGGGCCTGGTCACTGAACTTGGTGTGGCCAGTGCGTCCTCGGTTTCCGTCCCCAAGGATGCCCAGCTTTCCGTTGCCGGATCCTACGTTTCCATCTCCACCCCCAAGAGCGTCAGCATTGTTGCCGACGGCAAGGTGGACACTGCCACCACCACCGCCGGCACCGTGGGCAAGGTCCTCGAAGATGCCGGCCTGACACTTGGTGCCAACGACCGCACCTCGCAGCCGGCCAACGCGCACGTGGTGAACAACATGGTGATCAAGGTCTCCCGCGTGGACAACAGCCAGACCGCGGTGACCAGCGAGGCCGTCCCCTTCGAGACGGTTGCCAGTGAGAGCGCTGAACTGCTTAAGGGCGAAAAGGAAGTTACCCAGAAGGGTGCCGCCGGCAAGCTGGAGAAGACCTTCAAGCTGGTCATGGTGGACGGCCGCGAAGCCTCCCGCACCCTGGTGTCGGAGACTGTTTCGGTCCAGCCCGTGGCTGAGAAGGTCACCGTGGGCACCAAGCCCAAGCCCGTTGCGCAGGCTGGCCCCGCAGCCGCAGGAACCAACACCGGCGCAGCTGCTCCGGCAATGATGAACGAAGCCATGTGGGACAAGATTGCCCAGTGCGAGTCCGGTGGAAACTGGAGCATCAACAGCGGCAACGGCTACTACGGCGGCCTGCAGTTCGACATCCGGACCTGGATTGGCTCCGGCGGCGGCGCGTACGCCCCCAACGCCAGCCTGGCCACCAAGGCCCAGCAGATCGACATCGCCAACCGCGTCTACGCCCAGCGCGGCCTGCAGCCCTGGGGTTGCGGCTGGGCTGCCACCAGCTGA